Part of the Maridesulfovibrio bastinii DSM 16055 genome is shown below.
CTTGGTTTAATTTGTCTGCCCACAGTATCATCTGCACAAACTGCTTCCAATTCCACCGCTGACGTTTCTACAGTCAGTATTTCGAATGCGACAGCTCAAGTTCCTCAGGCGGTTACTCCTGATGAAGAGAAAGCTACACGCATTCTGACTTTGGAAAAATGTGTCCAGATAGGTCTCAGGCAGAATCCTACAATAGTTTCAGCCCGCAGACAGCTGTTGTCTTCAGATAGTAATGTAAAATCAGCCCGTGGTAATTTCGGGGCTTCAGTTGACATGAGCTATGGCTATCGTCACCAGAATAAACAGCCTAAGCTTATGGGAGTCAACTCGGATTATCAGGATAAATGGAGCATGGGTATAAATATTTCCCAGCCTATTTTTACCGGTTTCAACCTCCTTTCCAATTACCAGAAAGCTAAAATCCAGCGTGAGCAGGATGAAGCAAGGCTTTATCAGGCTGAACTGTCACTTATTCAGGAAATTCAGACTTCTTTTCTGACTCTGCTTCAGGGACGCATGGATGTTAAGAGTAAACAGGATTCTGTTGCCCGTCTTGAATCCCAGCTAAAAGTTATTGAAGCTTTTTATCAGGTTGGTCTTCGTCCTAGAGTAGACGTGCTTCAGGCAGAGGTCGAGCTGGCTTCAGCTCAGCAGGATTTGTTGAAATCGCAGAATGATGTTTCATCAAGGCATGCAAGGCTGAATACCCTTTTAAATCTGCCGATAGATGAGAACATCAACTATAGTGGAGAACTTACATATCTTCCGTTCTCCCGTTCGCTTGATGATTGCATCAGCACTGCGGATAAAGACCGCCCCGATTTACGCATTGCCAAAAAATCAATAAAAGTTGCTGAAGAAGATGTTGATATCTCAGAAAGTGACTATTATCCTCATGTCTCAGCAGATTTTGATTACAACCGGGCCGGCGGTGATCCTTTAACAGACACAAACAGGTACACTAAAAACCCGGAAAGCTGGTCAGCCGGCGCAACTGTAAACTGGAATGTTTTCAGCTGGGGAAGTACTTATTACGATGTTAAAAGAGCCAAAGAGCAGGTTAAGAAAATCAAAGCTGACTTTGAAAATACAAGATTGGAAGCTTCGTACGAAATAAAAGATAACCTTTTGAGCCTTAAGGCCGCTGCGGACCGTATCGGTGTAGGCAGAAAATCAGTTGAAGCCGGACGTGAAGGTTATAGAATGGCTATGGCCAGATATCAGGCTCAGGTCAGCACTAACAACGAAGTATTGAATGCTCAATCCAGATTGAGTGGTAGTGAGGCTGAATTAATTCAGGCTCTAGCCGACTATCAGGTTGCTTTAGCAAGGCTTTATGTTGCCATGGGCGTGAAAAATCCGTCATTGAAAACAAATTAGCTCTTGCGGCATTTTGAAGTTATGGCCGGAATCCTCACGGGAATCCGGCCTTTTCTTATTTATATAACATTAACATTTTCGGTGCATCCGGATAAACTTTATTGCTATGAAATATGATATGAACAGTTGCAGTTTCAGTCCTGCAAAAGAAACAACAATGATCTGTGAATCCTGTGGCGGGGAATTACTTGCTTCACGGGGTTGAGGAAAGGTTGATTTGCGCTGCAGGGTCTGCGGCAAGCATTATGAACTTAAGGAATATGCTGATAATATTGATGATGATTTTGAGGAGAGAATGGCAAACATACCGCTTAATAGGCTTTAGATGGAGGTCTTTTGCTAAAATCAGGATTGGTTAAAAATTCTTTTTTTCTGTTACTGATGACGATTGTTTTTGTGAATCCGGTAGCAGCTTCTGATGCCAGATGGAATATACTCAAGGATCGTCTTGTAACAGACGGGCTTAACAGAGAGTATGTGGATACTGTCTTTTCTGCGGCTTCTCTCAAGTTTGATTCTGGAGTCATGTCCAGAAAGATCGGAGCATTACTGACCAGGCGTAAAACTCCTCCGGCAGAACGCAAAGTAA
Proteins encoded:
- a CDS encoding dual CXXC motif small (seleno)protein, with translation MKYDMNSCSFSPAKETTMICESCGGELLASRGUGKVDLRCRVCGKHYELKEYADNIDDDFEERMANIPLNRL
- a CDS encoding TolC family protein, translated to MKYSYLAILLMLGLICLPTVSSAQTASNSTADVSTVSISNATAQVPQAVTPDEEKATRILTLEKCVQIGLRQNPTIVSARRQLLSSDSNVKSARGNFGASVDMSYGYRHQNKQPKLMGVNSDYQDKWSMGINISQPIFTGFNLLSNYQKAKIQREQDEARLYQAELSLIQEIQTSFLTLLQGRMDVKSKQDSVARLESQLKVIEAFYQVGLRPRVDVLQAEVELASAQQDLLKSQNDVSSRHARLNTLLNLPIDENINYSGELTYLPFSRSLDDCISTADKDRPDLRIAKKSIKVAEEDVDISESDYYPHVSADFDYNRAGGDPLTDTNRYTKNPESWSAGATVNWNVFSWGSTYYDVKRAKEQVKKIKADFENTRLEASYEIKDNLLSLKAAADRIGVGRKSVEAGREGYRMAMARYQAQVSTNNEVLNAQSRLSGSEAELIQALADYQVALARLYVAMGVKNPSLKTN